The following are encoded together in the Osmia lignaria lignaria isolate PbOS001 chromosome 6, iyOsmLign1, whole genome shotgun sequence genome:
- the Mdh1 gene encoding malate dehydrogenase 1, whose amino-acid sequence MTEPINVVVTGAAGQIAYSLLYQLAAGSVFGPDQPINLRLLDIPVMMKVLEGVVMELQDLALPLLREITPTADPAAAFKDVAAAFLVGAMPRKEGMERKDLLAANAEIFKVQGEALNKYAKKDVKILVVGNPANTNALICSHYAPSIPKQNFTAMTRLDQNRAQAALAARLGVQVDKVKNTIIWGNHSSTQYPDASHATAALKSGTVPVPKAINNDNWLNTTFVETIQKRGAAVIAARKMSSAMSAAKAAGDHMRDWWVGTKPGEWVSMGVLSDGSYGIPKDLVFSFPVTIQNGQYQIVQGLPISDSARSKLNITSKELEEERAEANKVLQSK is encoded by the exons ATG ACAGAACCAATAAATGTGGTGGTTACTGGGGCTGCAGGGCAAATTGCCTATTCTCTATTGTACCAGCTTGCTGCTGGTTCAGTTTTTGGTCCAGATCAACCAATTAATCTTCGTTTATTAGATATTCCAGTCATGATGAAAGTATTAGAGGGGGTAGTTATGGAACTACAAGATTTAGCTCTCCCACTTTTAAGGG AAATTACTCCAACAGCTGATCCAGCTGCAGCTTTTAAAGATGTAGCTGCAGCTTTTCTTGTTGGAGCAATGCCCAGAAAAGAAGGTATGGAACGAAAAGACCTTTTAGCAGCTAAtgcagaaattttcaaagtgcAAGGAGaagcattaaataaatatgCTAAAAAAGATGTTAAGATCTTGGTTGTTGGCAATCCTGCTAATACAAATGCTTTGATCTGCTCTCATTATGCACCATCTATCCCAAAACAAAATTTTACTGCAATGACTAGATTAGATCAAAATCGTGCTCAAGCAGCTTTAGCTGCACGATTGGGTGTTCAA GTTGATAAAGTAAAGAATACAATTATTTGGGGTAATCACAGTTCAACTCAATATCCTGATGCTTCCCATGCTACTGCAGCCCTTAAATCTGGAACTGTACCAGTACCTAAAGCTATAAACAATGACAACTGGTTAAATACCACCTTTGTGGAAACAATTCAGAAACGTGGTGCAGCTGTAATTGCTGCTAGAAAAATGTCATCTGCAATGTCTGCTGCCAAAGCAGCTGGAGATCACATGAGAGATTGGTGGGTTGGTACTAAGCCAGGTGAATGGGTTAGCATGGGTGTGTTGTCCGATGGTAGTTATGGAATTCCAAAGGATTTGGTATTCTCATTTCCAGTCACTATACAAAACGGACAGTACCAAATTGTTCAA GGACTTCCGATTAGTGATTCTGCCAGATCAAAGTTAAATATCACATCTAAAGAGTTGGAAGAGGAACGTGCAGAAGCAAACAAAGTGCTGCAAAGCAAGTGA